A genomic segment from Desulfurispirillum indicum S5 encodes:
- the infC gene encoding translation initiation factor IF-3, which produces MSKDQRPKINEEIRATEMRVVLDSGEMLGVLTREEALEAAHNRGLDLVEVAPAAKPPVCKIMDFGKFAYEQSKKQKEAKKNQKLIVIKEVKFRPKIEEHDYNFKLKHAQRFLEDGAKVKVTIMYRGREMAHTEIGREILNKVVADMEGLCTVEAPPKLEGRNMTMMLAPVKPK; this is translated from the coding sequence ATTAGCAAGGATCAGCGTCCAAAGATCAACGAGGAAATCAGAGCCACGGAAATGCGTGTTGTTCTGGACTCAGGCGAAATGCTGGGTGTCCTCACCCGAGAAGAAGCGCTAGAAGCGGCGCACAACAGGGGCCTTGACTTGGTCGAAGTCGCCCCGGCCGCAAAGCCACCGGTCTGCAAGATCATGGATTTTGGCAAATTTGCCTATGAGCAGTCCAAAAAGCAGAAGGAAGCCAAAAAGAATCAGAAGCTCATCGTCATCAAGGAAGTGAAATTTCGCCCCAAGATCGAGGAACATGACTACAACTTCAAGTTGAAGCATGCTCAGCGTTTCCTGGAGGACGGTGCCAAGGTCAAGGTGACCATCATGTACCGTGGCCGCGAAATGGCCCACACCGAGATCGGTCGCGAGATTCTGAACAAAGTGGTTGCCGATATGGAAGGACTGTGCACCGTGGAAGCTCCTCCCAAACTGGAAGGACGCAACATGACCATGATGCTGGCGCCGGTAAAACCCAAATAA
- the rpmI gene encoding 50S ribosomal protein L35: protein MYKLKTKRAAAKRFKATGSGKIRRNQAFMRHILTKKSSKRKSQLKNPALVAAVDVPNVKRMIPYA from the coding sequence ATGTACAAACTGAAGACCAAAAGAGCTGCCGCCAAGCGCTTCAAGGCGACTGGCAGTGGCAAAATACGACGAAACCAGGCGTTTATGCGCCATATTTTGACGAAAAAGTCCTCCAAGCGCAAATCTCAGCTCAAGAATCCCGCACTGGTTGCTGCCGTTGACGTCCCCAACGTCAAGCGCATGATCCCGTACGCGTAA
- the rplT gene encoding 50S ribosomal protein L20, with amino-acid sequence MRVKGGFVTRRRHKKVLKQTKGYRGGRSNLFRMANTTLVRALNFAFRDRKVRKREFRRLWIIRINAAVRPHGLSYSRFMHGLKQAQVHLDRKVLADMAVNSPSSFEAVVGKAKGALS; translated from the coding sequence ATGCGTGTAAAAGGTGGATTCGTCACACGACGTCGTCATAAAAAAGTTCTCAAACAAACCAAAGGTTACCGCGGCGGCCGCAGTAATCTCTTCCGTATGGCCAATACCACACTGGTACGGGCCCTGAATTTCGCTTTCCGCGACCGCAAGGTGCGCAAGCGCGAATTCCGCCGTCTGTGGATCATCCGCATCAACGCGGCTGTTCGTCCCCACGGCCTTTCCTACAGCCGATTTATGCACGGTCTGAAACAGGCACAGGTTCATCTTGACAGGAAAGTCCTTGCCGACATGGCCGTCAACAGCCCCTCCTCATTTGAAGCTGTGGTAGGAAAAGCCAAAGGGGCTTTGTCCTGA
- the pheS gene encoding phenylalanine--tRNA ligase subunit alpha, whose translation MIKEIEEAPGTRQLDELRIHYLGKKGFIAAAMQQLKDVAPEERPSAGKVVNEVKQAISMALEARVHACAELEQAEALQRERVDVSLPGISPNTPGALHPLTRVMHEIIAIFASLGFTVKEGPEIEMDFYNFEALNIPKNHPARDMQDTFYISEEILLRTHTSPVQVRTMLNQQPPVRIIAPGKVYRCDSDITHTPMFHQVEGLLIDQSTTFADLKGVLEYFCKAMFGENTAVRFRPSFFPFTEPSAEVDIQCVMCRGKGCRVCKETGWLEILGCGMVDPNVFEAVKYDPEVYQGFAFGMGVERITMLKYGINDLRLFFENDLRFLKQYQ comes from the coding sequence ATGATTAAAGAGATTGAGGAAGCTCCCGGCACACGTCAGCTGGATGAGTTGCGAATACACTATCTGGGGAAAAAAGGTTTTATTGCGGCTGCTATGCAGCAGCTCAAAGATGTTGCACCTGAGGAGCGGCCTAGCGCTGGCAAGGTGGTCAATGAAGTCAAACAGGCTATAAGTATGGCCCTTGAAGCAAGGGTTCATGCTTGCGCCGAACTGGAGCAGGCCGAAGCCCTGCAGCGCGAGCGGGTGGATGTGAGTCTCCCCGGAATCAGCCCCAACACTCCCGGTGCGCTCCATCCCCTGACACGCGTTATGCATGAAATCATTGCCATCTTCGCCAGCCTGGGCTTTACCGTCAAGGAAGGTCCGGAAATCGAGATGGATTTTTATAACTTTGAGGCCCTGAATATTCCGAAGAACCATCCTGCCCGCGATATGCAGGATACCTTCTATATTTCCGAAGAAATTCTGCTGCGCACCCACACCTCTCCGGTGCAGGTGCGCACCATGCTGAACCAGCAGCCTCCCGTTCGCATCATTGCGCCGGGTAAGGTGTATCGCTGCGACAGCGACATCACCCACACTCCCATGTTCCACCAGGTGGAGGGGCTGCTGATCGACCAAAGCACCACCTTTGCCGATCTCAAGGGTGTGCTGGAGTATTTCTGCAAGGCCATGTTCGGCGAGAATACGGCTGTGCGCTTCCGTCCTTCCTTCTTCCCCTTCACCGAACCCAGTGCCGAAGTGGATATCCAGTGCGTCATGTGCCGGGGCAAGGGCTGCCGCGTCTGTAAGGAGACGGGCTGGCTGGAGATCCTGGGCTGTGGCATGGTGGACCCCAATGTTTTTGAGGCCGTCAAGTACGACCCGGAAGTGTATCAGGGCTTTGCCTTCGGCATGGGTGTAGAGCGCATTACCATGCTCAAGTACGGGATCAATGACCTGCGCCTCTTCTTTGAAAACGATTTGCGTTTTCTGAAGCAGTACCAGTGA